The genomic stretch CTCTGCCCTGGCCCTGCTCTCGCTGACGCTGGCCGCCTGTGGTGCCCAGCGCGCTCCGGTGGCTGCCCAGCCGGACACCACCCTGCAGGCCCTGTCGGCCGGCAGCGAGAACCAGACGCCGCGCGCGTGGTTCGTGGAACTCGCCGGTGCGCCCACCAGCAAGGGCGGTGCCCGCGCCCAGCTCGCCCAGGAGCGTCAGGCCTTCCGTGACCAGGCAAAGGCCCTGGGCCTGAAGGTCAAGGATCGTCTGGAGTTCGAGCGCCTGTGGAACGGCGTGTCCGTCGAGGTCGCGGACGCCGACGTGGCCAAGCTGCGCGACGTGCCCGGCGTGAAGGCCGTCTTCCCGGTGCTGAGCGTGCCCATGCCCGACGGCGAGCGCAGCGCCGAGACGCCGGACATGACCACCGCCATCGCCCAGACCGGGGCGGACGTCGCGCAGAACGAGCTGGGCCTGACCGGCCAGGGCGTGAAGATCGCCATCATGGACACCGGCCTGGATCTCGACCACCCCGCCTTCGCGGGCCGCGTGGTCGCCAGCTACGACTTCGTGGGCGACGCCTACGACGGCACCAACACCCCGGTGCCCGGTCAGGACACCGTGGACGACTGCGGCGGGCACGGCACGCACGTGGCCGGGATCGCGGCGGCGGGCGGGGCCGTCAAGGGCGTGGCCCCCCAGGCCTCACTGGGCATCTACCGCGTGTTCGGCTGCGCCGGGAGCACCGACTCCGACATCATGATCGCCGCCATGGAACGCGCCCTGGCCGACGGCATGGACGTCCTGAACATGAGCATCGGCGCGTCCTTCAACTCGTGGCCCGAGTACCCCAGCGCCGTCGCCGCGAGCAACCTCGTGGATGCCGGTGTGGTCGTCGCGGCCTCGATCGGCAACAGCGGCACGGGCGGCGTGTTCGCGGCCGGAGCCCCCGGCGTGGGCGACAAAGTCATCGGCGTGGCGAACTTCATGAACACCCACGTGTTCCTGAACGAATTCACGGTGTCCCCCGACGGCACGAAGATGGGCTATCAGAACGCCACGGGTGCTCCTGCCGCGCCCACCACCGGCACGCTGCCGATGGCGAAGACGGGAACGCCCACCTCGGCCACCGACGCCTGCTCCCCGCTGGCCCCCGGCAGCCTGACCGGGCAGGCCGTGCTGATCCGGCGCGGCGGCTGCACCTTCTACATCAAGGCCCAGAACGCCCAGAACGCCGGCGCGGCGGCCGTGGTGATCTACAACAACGCGGCTGGCCCCTTCGCCGGCACCGTCACCGGGACGCCCGCCATCACCATCCCGGTCGTGAGCGTGTCGGACACGCAGGGCGCCCTGCTGAACAACCGCATCGCCGCCGGCCCCACGACCATGACGTGGACGGCGAACAGCGGCAGCTACGCCAACCCGACCGGCAACCTGCTCGATTCCTCCAGCTCCTACGGTCTGGATGCCAAGCTGGGCCTGAAGCCTGACATCGGTGCGCCCGGCGGCCTGATCCGCTCCACGTACCCCCTGAGCCTGGAACCGAGCGGCTACGCCATCCTGAGCGGCACGTCCATGGCCTCGCCGCATGTGGCGGGGATCTCGGCGCTGGTCATCCAGGCGAAGCGGGCGGCGGGCACACCCATCGCCGCCGGCGACATGCGCGGCCTGCTCCAGAACACCGCGACCCCCAAGCCGTGGAGCGGCAACCCCGGCCTGGGCTTCCTGGACTTCGTGCACCGCCAGGGCGCGGGCATGGCGAACGTCGTGAACGCCGTGAAGGCCACCGCCAGCGTGACCCCGTCCAAGCTGTCGCTGGGCGAGAACGAGGTCGCGGGCGGCACCAAGACCCAGACACTGACCGTGACCAACCGCAGCGCGGGCACCGTCACGTACACCCTGGGCCACCAGGGCGCCCTCGGCACCGCCGGAAACTACACCGTCACCGCACAGCTTCCCGGCGCGAGCGCCTCGTTCAGCGCCCCCACCGTGACCGTGCCGGCCGGCAGCAGCGCCAGCGTGACCGTGACCATCACGCCCACCGGAGCGGCCAAGACCGTGTACGGCGGCTACGTGGTATTCACGCCGGACAACGGCAGCGAGACCCTGCGCGTGCCCTATGCCGGCTTCCAGGGCGACTACCAGAGCCTGAACATCCTGACCGGCCTGAAGACCATGGCGAAGCTGAATGCCGCCGGCACCGGCTATGACGTGCTCAGCGCACCCAGCACCTTCACCATGCAGGGCAGCGACTACCCGCAGTTCCTGCTGCACCTCGACCACTTTGCCCGCTGGATCAAGCTCGATGTCGTGGACGCCGCGACCGGGCAGCCGGTGCACTCGCAGTTCTTCAACGCCAGCACCGACGAGTACCTGCCGCGCAACTCCACCGCGACCGGCTTCTTCGCCTTCGCGTGGGACGGTCAGGTCAGCTGGAGCCGGGGCTACAACGGCGTGGGCAACACGCACGACAAGCGCAAGCCCGTGCCCAACGGCCAGTACATCGTGAAGATCTCGGCCCTCAAGGCGCTGGGTGACGCCGCGAACGCCGCCCACGTGGAGCGCTGGCAGTCCCCCGTGATCACGGTGAACGCCCCTAAGAAGTAATTCCGAAGTCAATGCGGGCGGCCTCCACACTGCTGGAGGCCGCCCGCTGGCTATGGCACCGCGAGTGGCCGCGCCGGCACCGTGTACTGCGCGTGGGCCGGCACCGACACGATCTGCTGCCCCGGATAGCGCAGCGCACTGAGCTGCCCGCCGAAGGCGCAGCCGGTGTCGATGTTCACGGTGTTCCCCACCCGGCGGGGCGCGACGTGCGGCGTGTGGCCGTACACGACCAGCGCCGCGCCGGTATACGCGGTCGCCCAGTCCCCCCGCACCGGCAGGCCGTACTCGTCGCGGGTGCCGTCCACGTCGCCGTACAGGGCGAAGCTCCGCACGCGGCCGGACGTGCGCCCCTGAAAACGCTCCGGCAGCCCCGCGTGCGCGACGACCAGCCGCCCGCCGTCCAGCACCAGATGTGGGGGCAGCGAGGTGATGAAGGCCTGAACCTGCGTCTGGAAGTCCCTGCCCGCCGCGTCCAGCTGCGCCAGGGTGGCGTCCAGACCATGCATGGGCTTGACGGCCCGGCCCGAGAGCGCCCGCGCCAGCTTCTCCTCGTGGTTGCCGGGCACGCACAGGGCCGTGCCCGCGCTGACCATGCCCATGACCAGCCGCAGCACTCCGGCGCTGTCCGGCCCCCGGTCGACGAGGTCGCCCAGGAACACGGCGGTGTGCCCGGCGGGCGGCATGACGTGGTCACCGTCCAGCCCGTAGCCCAGGGTGCCCAGCAGCTCGCGCAGTTCCGGCAGGCAGCCGTGGACGTCCCCGATCACGTCGAAGGGGCCGGTCAGGTCGCGCCGATCCACGCGCAGGGGCACCCGCGTGACCTGCGCCGCGTCCACCTCGGCCTCCGAGCGCCGCACCCACACGCGCCGGAACCCCTCATGGGGCAGGCCGCCCAGCGTACGGCGCAGTTCGGCGTGCTGGTGCAGGATCGTGTCCGGGTCGACCGCCGGGCCGGGCCGGGCGGCGCTGCGGGCCTCCAGCACGCTCCGGGGCAGGTCGAGCACCACCGCCACCGCCGGCAGGTCGTGGGCACGGGCCAGTTCCAGCAGCGGGCGGCGGTCGTGCGGTCTCACGAGGGTGGCGTCCACGACGGTGAGCAGGCCGCGTTCCAGGCGGTCGTGGGCGGCGCGGAGCAGTGCTTCCAGGTCACCGGACACCACCTCGTCCGGCGCGAAGTGCCGGGCCGCAAAGGTGCTCTTGCCGGCCGAGGGCGCACCGATCAGCACGACCAGCGCCGGGCTGGGCAGATCGATGGGGGTGGTCTGGGGCGGCACACTGGACAGGGGCTCGGACACGTGGCCCGATGCTCGCACATCCGGGCGGGTCGAAAATCTCGTGGTGCCGGGTGGGTGGCGTCCGCTAGGATCTGACGGGTGAGGGGCAGTGTGATGAAGAGTCTCCGCAGCGGCCTGCTTGCCGTGGGGCTGCTGCTGCCGCTGGCCCTGGCGGCCACGCCGCGCAGCGCCGACCAGTGGTACGCCGCCGGACAGACGCAGCTGCGGGCCGGACAGCTCCAGGCTGCCGCCGCCGCCTTCCTCCAGGCCGCCACGCTGAATCCCAGCGCCGCCAACTGGCGGGCCCTGGCCGACACCCGCGTGCGCCTGGACGACTTCGCCGGAGCCACGCAGGCCTACGACCGCGCCATCCAGGGCTACCGCTCGCGGGGCGACAGCGTGACCGCCCGAGCCCTGGAGACCCTGGCCGCGCCCTACCGGCAGGACGCCGCCCTGTACGTCCTGAACGCGGCGTCCACCCCCGCTCCCGCGTGCCAGCCCACCCCGGCGAAGTTCGAGCCAGCGACCGGCGTGTACCTGGGGGCCTACGTGGACGAACAGGGCATCGGCCGGGATGGCCGCCTGCTCGTGCCGCAGCAGCTCGGCACGCCGCTGGCCGTGTACTTCCGCTACTTCACCCTGAAGCCCGGCGTGGGTGAGGTCTTCCCCCACCGGCTCGCGCAGGCGGTGAAGGCGGCCGGCGGGGCCCTGCACATCGCGCTGGAGCCGGGCATCCCGCTGCGGCAGGTGACCGAGGCGAGTGTGCTGCCCTTCGCTCGGGCCGCCGCCGCGTCCGGTGTGCCGATCTTCCTGCGCTTCGCCGGGGAATTCAATGACTCCGCCAACGAGTGGAGCCGCGACCCCGCCCTGTACCGCACGAAATTTCGGCTGGTGCACGACGTGATGGCCCGTACCGCGCCGAACGTGGCGATGGTCTGGATGATGATGCCCTCTCGGCTGGAGGTGCTGGACTCGTACTATCCCGGCCCGGACGCCGTGGACTGGGTGGGCCTGAGCCTGTACAGCGTGCCCTTCCAGAACGGCGACCGCACCCAGCCGGGCCTGCGCGTGAACCCGCTGGACGTGCTCGATCCCATCTACCGGAAATATGCGTGCACGCACCCCATCCAGGTCAGCGAGTACGCCTCGGCGCACCGCAGCGGCGCGGCCCCCGGCGTGGACTACACGGCCTTCGCCGCCCAGAAACTGCGCGAACTGTACTGGGGCGCGGCGCTGAAGTACCCGCGCGTGAAGAACATCAACTGGCTGAACATCGACATGCAGACCAGCGCCTTCGTGCAGCCGCGTGCGCCGCAGCGCCGCAACGACTACTCCCTGCCCGGCGTGCCGGCCAAGGTGGCTGCGTTCCGTGACCTGCTGGGCATGCAGACCTTCCGCACGGCGTTCGGCACCGGCACCGTCCACGTCCCGCAGCCCTTCCCCACCCGCGTGCAGCTGCGCGAGGCCGTGCAGGGGGCCGTGTGGCTCCGCACCTTCGAGCCGCCCACCCGCGTCACCGTGACCCTGGACGGCCGCGCCGTCCCCGTCGGCGGGGCCCTGCCGTACCGCTTCACGCTGCCCGCCGACCTGCCCCCCGGCCGACACACCCTGACCGTGACGGCCAGTGGCAGCGGCGGCAAGACGCTGGTCAGCCGGGTGCAGACCTTCGACGTGCAGCCGTGAGCCTCAGCCCGATCCCAGCCGCACCCGCACCACCCAGTCGCTGACGGCGCGGCGCACGTCCTCCGGCACGGCGTCCGGGAGGTGCGTGCTGTCCTTCGCCGCCTCCAGCGCCTGAACCAGCCGCTCATGCTCGGCGCGGTAGGTCTCCAGTGGCGCGGGCAGCGGTTCCTGCTCGGCTCCGTTCCGCTTCAAGGCGATCAGGTCATCTAAAAACGGCAGCCGCGCATCCCCGTTCAGCACCTCCAGATTCGCCTCGACCACCCCCGAACGCATCAGGTGCAGGCCGGTCAGCACCGTGCGGAAGGCGTACAGCAGCGGCTTGACGCGGGGTACGGCCTCCTTGTGCAGCAGCTTCCACTGGTTCGCCGTGAAGCCCAGGTAGTGGTGCGCGTGCCAGCGCGTCAGCACGCCGGGGGCCAGGGCCACCAGTTCCGCGTGCGCCGCCGACGTGTGAACCACCAGCGGCGACAGCAGCTGCTCCAGCACGTAGCCGTTGCGCGTCAGCAGCAGGCGGGCGAACTTGCGGGCGTCGTGGGTGACGAGGTCGAGTTCCACCTGCCCGTCATCCCGTTCCAGCGAGTACGTCTCTGGCACATCCTCCAGACCCAGTACGTCCCGCACAGGCAGCACATGCACGCCGCGCAGATCCCAGTCGCTGTCTGGGCTGGGAAAGCCGTACAGGTGCGCCCCGCTGACCGTGGCGAACAGCAGCGGGTACGGGTGGTCGTGAGCGGCAGCTTGGAGTTGTGGCGGGAAGGTCAGGGTGTCCATTGTTCCTCCCGGATCAGGCCCGCGACCAGCGCCGCGATGTTCCAGGCGTCATCCACGCCCCGGTGGTGTCGGCCTTCCAGGGGCAACCCGGCGGCGGCCAGCGCCTGCGCCATGCCGGGCCGTTTTCTGAGCCCGTGAGCCTCGGTATACACCTTCTTGGCGTTGGTATGCCGGGAGCTGAACGGATATGGCACGCCGGACGCCGCGCACTGCAGCTGGAACTGCTTGCGGTCGTAGTCGCCCCAGCTGGCCCACGGGCGGGAGTCCGTGTGGAACGTCCGGCGCAGTTCCTCGCACGCCTCCCGGAAGCTGATGCCGCCCACGACCTCGGCCGGCGTCAGGCCCGTGAGTTCGGTGCAGAAAGCACTGACCTCGGAACGCTCTGGGCGCACGAGGACGCTCCGCCGCTCGACCCGTTCCAGACTCTGCATATCCAGCACGCACACGCCGATCTCGATGATCTCGTTCGTCTGCCCGGCGGGTGGCGGGCCATCCCAGCACGTGGCCTCGATATCGATGATGTTCAGCATGAATCCTTCCGGTGGCGACTCCATCCTCAGCTCAGCTCCTCGCCGGTTTCCTTGCGGGCGTAGGCGTCCGAGACGAGTTTGACGCTCAGGTCGCTGCCGTCGCCACTGGGGCGCGGCACGGCTGGCGTGAGCACTAGGCCCTCGCGGATGTGCAGGCCCGAGCCCGACACGGTCTCCAGCCCGCCGCGCAGGCTGCGGATGTGCTCCGGGTCGTAGGCCCCCTCGTACAGCACGGGAACGCCGTAGGTCTGGAACCACTCGGGCCAGTCGGCACGGGGCTGCACCTGCCCGGCCACGCTGAGCTTGAAGACCCGCAGGGTCGGTTTCTGCTGCCCGTAGCCGAAGCCCTTCTGCACCGGGATGACCTCGGCAAAGACCTGCAGCTCGCCGTCCGGGACAGCCGCGTCGGCCGCCGCGAACAGGCCCACGTTGCCCGCCGCCTGCCAGTACACGTTGGCGGCGCTGTCCAGCAGCGACAGACCACTGCGCGATAGGCCCTTGCTGGTCACGTACCACACGCCGCCGGTACGGAAGTACACTCCCTGCGAGCCGTGCAGCTTCTCGGTCACGACGACCGGCTCGCCGCCCTGAAACTCGTCGGCATAGATGCCGAACTGCTCGACGTCGTGGTGCTGGTAGTGCCGGGCCACCGGCAGCGGGGCCACGGCCCCCGCCATGTTCGCCGGGATCGGCGGCTCCCAGAAGGTGATGCCCAGGGCGGCCGACAGATCCTCGCCGAAGGGCAGTCCCTCCAGCCCCTCGCCGGGAATGATCACGCCCTGCGACAGCTCGCCGCGCAGCCGCACCGATCCGACCCGGTTCTTCTCGGGGCCGTGCAGATACGACGCGCCCGTGTCGGCGCTGACGTACAGCTGCGCGTAGTGCGGCGGCAACAGCGAGCGCTCCGGCGCGACGATGATGACGTCGCCGTCGCGGTACTCGCCCCGGCGCACCACGAGCTGGAAGGCGCCCACCTTGCACAGCTCCAGCCGCTCGGCGTTCGGATGGGGAAAGAGGCGGGCGTGTTCCTTGACCACCTGACGTTCAGCCATACGGGGTTCCTTAGAGTATTGATGGTGATTTCCGGCGGAAGACTCTCCACCGCTCCGCAGTCTGCCCGGCCCCACGTCCCCGCCGCGTCCGCACACCGCGCACACTCCGTAGGCGTCCCGGCCTACCCCGACCAGCCCACCGCCGCCCGCCTCGCGGCGATCAGCCATGCCTCGACCGTCTCGAAATCGGGACGCTCGGGCAGCGTTGTGCGCTCAAACGCCCGATCGAATTCCGCGTGCAGCTCCAGCCGCCAGCGGTTCGCCTCGGCCCAGTCCATCTGCCCGCTTTTGACGGCCAGCAGCATACCTTTGTGCTCGCCCACGTTCACCATGATCTCGCCGGTTCGCAGGGCGTGGATGCCGCTCAGCAGCAGCCGCAGCAGGTGCATCACGTGCTTGGGGCGGATGTCGCCGTGGGCGCGGCGGCCCTGCTCCAGCCGCCGGAACTGGCCCTGCACGTAGCCGTTGTAGGTCTGGTACAGCAATCGGCTCAGGAACGCCCCCCGGATGTCCAGCAGCGCCTGCGCCTGTTCGGTCACGGTCAGCGGCAGCGGCGAATACAGGCACTCCAGCACGTTCGGGTTGGCCCTGAGCGCCAGCCGCACGAACTTGCGGGTCTCCCAGGAGACCTCCTCGGTGTGTTCCGAGTGGCGCTCCAGTTGCTCGGGCAGGTCGGCCAGCCCCCAGTGCAGCCGGGCGGGCGGCAGAAAAAAGCCGCGCAGGTCGGTATCGCTGGCGTCGGTGTCCAGGCCGAAGGCGCGGCTGCCCATCACGCAGCGGTACTGCACATAAGGCCACAGATCGGTGCCCGGCTCCGGCAGGGCTTCGAGCTCGCTCCGGCGCACGGCCAGATGCACGCGGTTGATCTCCAGCACCACGCCGTCGGGGAACTGCACGGCGTAGACACTGGGGCCATCGCCGGGCGGCTGCCTCAGGATGATGCCCGCCGCGCCCACCAGCTTCTCTCCGTGTACGGTGCGGAGGGTCACGTGGGTGCCAACCGGGAGGCGGTGATCGGGGGTCATGACGGATTTCCCAGGTACAGCAAAGCGTCGCTGATGTCCTGCGCCACTGGGCCGTCCGGGTCTGCAAAGAAGGCAACTTCAAGGCGTCTGGCTATCTCGGGGCGAAGCAACCAGCTCCTCAGCGCGGCGAGTTCCTGCTCAGCAGCAGTGTCCAGAAACGCATTGAACTGCCTGACATCGTCCATGGCATGAACGTCGGATTTGATGAACCACGCCAGCTGATGGATCGCCTGGGGCAGTGGCGCGGTGTCCCATTCCCGCAGGAACGAGGCCCACGGCTCCCCGAACAGGTGGACGGAGGTCAGGACAGCGTTCACTTTGAAACAGACATTGTCCTCGCTTGTCAGCAGTTCAGCCCACCATGCGTGGAGGAAGTCGCTGACGGCCTCGTGCTGCTGCACGGTCAGCGGGCATCCACCGCTCCGCAGGCGACCCAGGATGATCTCGGCATCACACCCGATGACTTCCGCGCTGACCGCTTCCAGAAGTCTGGGCAGGAAATACAGGTAATCTCTTCCATCGCCAATCGTGGTGGTGGCCTTGACCCCGTACTTGGCGAGGTCATCCACGGTCAGCAATCGGAGCGGTGTGCTGACCATACGGTGCAGATGGGCCGGATCAGTGCAGCAGGGACAGCCGTCCAGCGTGACTGGCTTTGGCACATCAGCGAAGGCCATATAGAGCTGTGCGATTGCCTGCGCGAGATTCACGTGTCCTCCTGCCTGAGTATGCCCAGCCGCGCGACCGGGTCATCTTCCACGTCTGCGAACCCCCCGCCCGACAGCGCGAGGACAGCACGCACCGCCTCGGCCTGAGCCGGCGTGAATCTGTGATCTTCCAGTGCGGCCCGCACCACCCTGAGAATGGACTCCGAGTTGAAGTCATCGATCTCGCCCTGTGCCACCAGCTCCAGCAGCCGGGGCAGGAAGTATGCGAACTCCGACCACGGCCCCACGTGCGCAGCGTGCATGACGAACAGATAGTCTCGGAAGTGGGTGGCCGTGAGCGTGCGCAGAGGTTCCCGGAGCAGGAACCGGCGGTAGTGGTCGGTCAGTTCCCAGGGCTCACCGGCGACCTGCGGCGGCTTCGGCACGCGGCGGAAGGCGGCGTACAGGGGTTCGATGACGTGCTCCAGAGGGTCATGCGGCATAGCAGCGTGGGTTCAGTCAGCGTAACGGGTGGATCGCACCACTCCCCGTTGGCCTGGACACCCCCGGTGGAGGTGCCAGAATGACCGTGTCCGTGAGCTGGGTCTGAAGAACGTGAAGTGGAGCATTCCTGAGTTCTGGTGTCTGAACCGTGGGGGTACCGTATGCGTCACTCGATGAAAGCTGCCCTGACCGCCGCCCTCTCTCTGAGCCTGCTGGCCACGGCCGCCGCGCAGACCTCCCGCCAGAGCACGCTGGTGATCGGCGGGGACTTCAGTGACCTGATCACCCTGGATCCCGGCGTGTCGTACGAGTTCAGTGGTTCGCTGGTCACGGGGAACCTGTACGACACGCTGGTGGCGTACGAGGGCAACAACCTCACGACCCTGAAGCCCCGGCTGGCGAGCAGCTGGACGGTCACGCCGACTGCCACCGGCTCGCGCCTGACCTTCAAGCTGCGGGACGCGAAGTTCAGCACCGGGCGGCCCGTGACGGCGGCCGACGTGGTGTACTCGGTGAACCGCGTCATCAACCTGAAGACGCCGTCGAGCTTCCTGTACACCGACGTGGCGAACCTGAAGGTCGGCAGCGTGACGGCGCCAGACGCGAAAACGGTCGTGATGGACATCCCCAAGACCGCCAACCCGAACATCGTGCTGGCGCTGCTGACCTTCAATATCGGCGGCGTGATCGACTCGACCGAGGCAAAGGCCCACGAACAGGGCGGGGACTACGGGACAGCATGGCTCAAGGATCATTCGGCGGGCAGCGGGCCGTTCGTGCTGAACCGCTGGGATCGCAGCGCCCAGGTCGCGCTGGACGCGAACCCGAATGCGTTCCGCCGCTCGCCCACCATCAAGCGTGTGATCCTGCGCTACATGCTGGAATCCAGCGCCCAGCAGGCTGCCGCCAACTCCGGCGAGATCGATGTGGCGATGAACTACACGCCGGACGCCTTCAAGGCCGTGGCCGCCGGCACGAAGTTCAGGACGCAGAAGGCCGACTCCTTCCTGCTGGCGTACCTGGGCATGAACTCGGCCAAGGGCATGCCCCTCGAGGACGCCCGCGTGCGCGAGGCCGTGCGCTACGCCATCGACCAGGACGGCATCATCAGTGGGCTGCTCCAGGGCCTGGGCCGCAAGACGCAGACCATCATTCCCATCGGGCTGGCGGGCTCTGACCCCAAGATCTACTACCCCTATAACCCCGAAAAGGCGAAGGAACTCCTGAAGGCGGCGGGCAAGGAAGGCGGCTTCAGCGTGGACTTCATGGTCAGCACCGGCTCATGCGCGGGCGGGGTGCCCTGCGCGGATCTGGCCGCCAAGATCCAGGCCGACCTCGCCAAGGTGGGCATCAAGCTGAACATCAAGCAGATGGTGAACAGTGAGCTGCTGACCGCCTACCGCGCCCAGAAGGCCCCGCTGATCCAGGTCTCGTGGAGCCCGGACTACCCCGACGCCGAT from Deinococcus sp. AB2017081 encodes the following:
- a CDS encoding DNA polymerase beta superfamily protein produces the protein MTPDHRLPVGTHVTLRTVHGEKLVGAAGIILRQPPGDGPSVYAVQFPDGVVLEINRVHLAVRRSELEALPEPGTDLWPYVQYRCVMGSRAFGLDTDASDTDLRGFFLPPARLHWGLADLPEQLERHSEHTEEVSWETRKFVRLALRANPNVLECLYSPLPLTVTEQAQALLDIRGAFLSRLLYQTYNGYVQGQFRRLEQGRRAHGDIRPKHVMHLLRLLLSGIHALRTGEIMVNVGEHKGMLLAVKSGQMDWAEANRWRLELHAEFDRAFERTTLPERPDFETVEAWLIAARRAAVGWSG
- a CDS encoding 3'-5' exonuclease, which gives rise to MLNIIDIEATCWDGPPPAGQTNEIIEIGVCVLDMQSLERVERRSVLVRPERSEVSAFCTELTGLTPAEVVGGISFREACEELRRTFHTDSRPWASWGDYDRKQFQLQCAASGVPYPFSSRHTNAKKVYTEAHGLRKRPGMAQALAAAGLPLEGRHHRGVDDAWNIAALVAGLIREEQWTP
- a CDS encoding AAA family ATPase, which codes for MSEPLSSVPPQTTPIDLPSPALVVLIGAPSAGKSTFAARHFAPDEVVSGDLEALLRAAHDRLERGLLTVVDATLVRPHDRRPLLELARAHDLPAVAVVLDLPRSVLEARSAARPGPAVDPDTILHQHAELRRTLGGLPHEGFRRVWVRRSEAEVDAAQVTRVPLRVDRRDLTGPFDVIGDVHGCLPELRELLGTLGYGLDGDHVMPPAGHTAVFLGDLVDRGPDSAGVLRLVMGMVSAGTALCVPGNHEEKLARALSGRAVKPMHGLDATLAQLDAAGRDFQTQVQAFITSLPPHLVLDGGRLVVAHAGLPERFQGRTSGRVRSFALYGDVDGTRDEYGLPVRGDWATAYTGAALVVYGHTPHVAPRRVGNTVNIDTGCAFGGQLSALRYPGQQIVSVPAHAQYTVPARPLAVP
- a CDS encoding S8 family serine peptidase — protein: MTVSRLLRPSALALLSLTLAACGAQRAPVAAQPDTTLQALSAGSENQTPRAWFVELAGAPTSKGGARAQLAQERQAFRDQAKALGLKVKDRLEFERLWNGVSVEVADADVAKLRDVPGVKAVFPVLSVPMPDGERSAETPDMTTAIAQTGADVAQNELGLTGQGVKIAIMDTGLDLDHPAFAGRVVASYDFVGDAYDGTNTPVPGQDTVDDCGGHGTHVAGIAAAGGAVKGVAPQASLGIYRVFGCAGSTDSDIMIAAMERALADGMDVLNMSIGASFNSWPEYPSAVAASNLVDAGVVVAASIGNSGTGGVFAAGAPGVGDKVIGVANFMNTHVFLNEFTVSPDGTKMGYQNATGAPAAPTTGTLPMAKTGTPTSATDACSPLAPGSLTGQAVLIRRGGCTFYIKAQNAQNAGAAAVVIYNNAAGPFAGTVTGTPAITIPVVSVSDTQGALLNNRIAAGPTTMTWTANSGSYANPTGNLLDSSSSYGLDAKLGLKPDIGAPGGLIRSTYPLSLEPSGYAILSGTSMASPHVAGISALVIQAKRAAGTPIAAGDMRGLLQNTATPKPWSGNPGLGFLDFVHRQGAGMANVVNAVKATASVTPSKLSLGENEVAGGTKTQTLTVTNRSAGTVTYTLGHQGALGTAGNYTVTAQLPGASASFSAPTVTVPAGSSASVTVTITPTGAAKTVYGGYVVFTPDNGSETLRVPYAGFQGDYQSLNILTGLKTMAKLNAAGTGYDVLSAPSTFTMQGSDYPQFLLHLDHFARWIKLDVVDAATGQPVHSQFFNASTDEYLPRNSTATGFFAFAWDGQVSWSRGYNGVGNTHDKRKPVPNGQYIVKISALKALGDAANAAHVERWQSPVITVNAPKK
- a CDS encoding RNA ligase (ATP), which gives rise to MAERQVVKEHARLFPHPNAERLELCKVGAFQLVVRRGEYRDGDVIIVAPERSLLPPHYAQLYVSADTGASYLHGPEKNRVGSVRLRGELSQGVIIPGEGLEGLPFGEDLSAALGITFWEPPIPANMAGAVAPLPVARHYQHHDVEQFGIYADEFQGGEPVVVTEKLHGSQGVYFRTGGVWYVTSKGLSRSGLSLLDSAANVYWQAAGNVGLFAAADAAVPDGELQVFAEVIPVQKGFGYGQQKPTLRVFKLSVAGQVQPRADWPEWFQTYGVPVLYEGAYDPEHIRSLRGGLETVSGSGLHIREGLVLTPAVPRPSGDGSDLSVKLVSDAYARKETGEELS
- a CDS encoding ABC transporter substrate-binding protein, whose translation is MKAALTAALSLSLLATAAAQTSRQSTLVIGGDFSDLITLDPGVSYEFSGSLVTGNLYDTLVAYEGNNLTTLKPRLASSWTVTPTATGSRLTFKLRDAKFSTGRPVTAADVVYSVNRVINLKTPSSFLYTDVANLKVGSVTAPDAKTVVMDIPKTANPNIVLALLTFNIGGVIDSTEAKAHEQGGDYGTAWLKDHSAGSGPFVLNRWDRSAQVALDANPNAFRRSPTIKRVILRYMLESSAQQAAANSGEIDVAMNYTPDAFKAVAAGTKFRTQKADSFLLAYLGMNSAKGMPLEDARVREAVRYAIDQDGIISGLLQGLGRKTQTIIPIGLAGSDPKIYYPYNPEKAKELLKAAGKEGGFSVDFMVSTGSCAGGVPCADLAAKIQADLAKVGIKLNIKQMVNSELLTAYRAQKAPLIQVSWSPDYPDADGNGTPLSDYNAKSLAWRNGWQNAAASKLAQSAAIETDATKRLNLYKQLTALVVKDGPFAILYQPSRPIVIQQSVSGFNQNANGDVQFEKISKK
- a CDS encoding DNA polymerase beta superfamily protein, with the protein product MDTLTFPPQLQAAAHDHPYPLLFATVSGAHLYGFPSPDSDWDLRGVHVLPVRDVLGLEDVPETYSLERDDGQVELDLVTHDARKFARLLLTRNGYVLEQLLSPLVVHTSAAHAELVALAPGVLTRWHAHHYLGFTANQWKLLHKEAVPRVKPLLYAFRTVLTGLHLMRSGVVEANLEVLNGDARLPFLDDLIALKRNGAEQEPLPAPLETYRAEHERLVQALEAAKDSTHLPDAVPEDVRRAVSDWVVRVRLGSG